GTCCTTGAGCACGGTCATCTTCTTGCTGGCGTTGTCGACCTTCATCTCGAACTTGCGCCCGATCTTGGCGGTCGCCGCGCGGTCCCGGTCGCCGTAGAGGCCCTTGCCGGTGGGCAGGCCACCGACCGCGATCCGCACGCTGATCCGGGTGCCGGTCTGCCAGTACTGCGGGGCGCGGTAATACGCCGCGTTGCCCGTGGAGGTCCACGACCAGGTGCCCGGCTGGGCCGGCGTGGTCTCGACGAACATGCGCTTCTGCACGGCGGCCCGGTCGGCTTTCTTGATCCCCGGGTTGAATTCGACCACCACCGGCATGGCCACGCCGTAGGTGTGGTCGTCGAAGAGGTAGAGCCCGGTGCCGGTGTGGTGTGCCGCGTCACCCATGGTCGTGAACGTCGTCCGCGCCGTGGTGGTGCCGCCGTCCGTGCCGGTGGCGGTGACCTCGGCCGAGTACTTCTCGTTGTTCTTCAGGGTCTTGCCCGGCACCCAGGACGAACCGTCCTCGCGGAGCTTGCCGGCGACCGCCTTGCCCTTGCTGTCGGTCAGCTTGACCGAGGTCACCTGGCCGTTGCTGACCTTGACACCGATCTCGGCGCTGGTCGGCACATTCTTCTTGTTCGCGGCCGGGGTGATGGCCAGGGTGGCCGGTGCGGCCGGGGTGGTGGTGCTCTCCGGAACGGCGGAGGCGCCCGGGTTCGCGCTGGCGGCCTGGGCCGGCTCGGCGAACGTCGGCTTGTCGTCGTCGCCGCATGCCGCGAGCGGCACGGTCACGGCCAGCGCCAGCAGCGCAGCCACACAGCGGCGGAAGTCAACCATCGTCGTGCCCCGTTCTGGAGTTCTCGGCGCAGACATCCTGACTCATGCGCGCAAATCGTGGGTCCCCCTCAAGGAGGGATCGAGGCGATTTCGAGGATCTTCCGAGGCCGTGCTACGGTTTTCCTCGTTGCCAGGCGTCGCTAGCTCAACTGGCAGAGCAGCGGACTCTTAATCCGCGGGTTGTAGGTTCAAGTCCTACGCGACGCACCACACGATCAAGGCCGCGACACCTCCCGGGTGTCTGCGGCCTTTGTCGTTGTCGCGGGTTAGGGTGGCCCGTGCCTTCCGATGCCACGATCGCGCCCGACCAGATGGACAACCCCGCCCGCGCCCGGCACGCGGAGCGGTTGGTGACCTCCGGCAGCGCGGAGGAGGGCCGCCGGGAGTTCGAGGCGCTCCGCCCGGAGCTGCTGCGCGATCCGGGCGCCCCGGCCTACCTCACCGAGGCGCTCTGCGCCTGCGGCCTCGGCACGGTCGCCGAGGAGTGGCTGACCGAGGCGGTGACCACGATCGCCGGCGGCGTGTCGGACGCCGGCCGGGCCGAGCAGCTGTTCGAGCTGGTCAGGGAGCGGCACCGGGTGCGCGAGGAGCTCGACCTGGGCCACGACGACCTCGACGACCTCTACCACGAGATGGAGGCGGCGGCCGGCGG
Above is a genomic segment from Actinoplanes ianthinogenes containing:
- a CDS encoding L,D-transpeptidase; the encoded protein is MVDFRRCVAALLALAVTVPLAACGDDDKPTFAEPAQAASANPGASAVPESTTTPAAPATLAITPAANKKNVPTSAEIGVKVSNGQVTSVKLTDSKGKAVAGKLREDGSSWVPGKTLKNNEKYSAEVTATGTDGGTTTARTTFTTMGDAAHHTGTGLYLFDDHTYGVAMPVVVEFNPGIKKADRAAVQKRMFVETTPAQPGTWSWTSTGNAAYYRAPQYWQTGTRISVRIAVGGLPTGKGLYGDRDRAATAKIGRKFEMKVDNASKKMTVLKDGKQIRTLPVSLGKKSTPSSSGTMVIIEKMAQTVFDTTDTDPENGYKVDIEYAQRLTWSGQYIHSAPWSTGAQGHRNVSHGCVNVSPSNARWLFDKTLVGDPVTVKGTEDKLDYGNGWTPWDVSWEKFAAGSALPVPANLG